The DNA segment CCAGCCGCGCCGCACGCTGGAGCGAGTCCTCGGCGACGAAGCCGACCAGGGCGCCGGTCAGGGGCGCCACCACGGTGATCAGCACCAGCGCCACGAGGGCCACCCACGCCTCGGCCAGATCGGTCGCGCGGCACAGCGGATTGCGTCTCCAGCGCCACAGACCCGTGACTGCCCGCATCTCCCCACCCCCCACGTCCCCCGCGGCCGGTCGCGGCCGCGACGTCTCACGTATTTCTCATGTCACCCCAACGACCGGGGACATCTCCAGGGTTCCCCGATCCGGCGGTCTACCGATCTCCGGTCGCCCTCTTTCCGTTCCCGCCCCGCTCCAGCACGCGTACCGGGTCGCCGACCCGGACGGTCCCGTGGGTGAGCGGCACGAGGTTCTGCCCGAAGATGAGACCGCCGTCGAATCTGCGGTGCCGGGCCAGGGTGTGCAGCGGTTCGCGGCCGCGCGCGGCGGTGTCCTGGTCGGTGGTGGTCACCACGCAGCGGGCGCAGGTGCGGGCCACCCGGAAGACCACCTCGCCGAGGGAGACGCGCGCCCACGCGTCCTCCTCCCATGCCTCGGTGCCGTCGACCACGACGCTGGGCCGGAACCGGTTCATGGGCAGCGGCCCCTCGGCGGCGTGACGGCCCTCGGCTATCAGGGAGTTGAGGGCGTCGAGCGAGGCCGACGCGGTGACGAGCAGGGGATAGCCGTCGGCGAAGCTGACCGTCTCGCCCGGCAGCGCGTAGTCCGGGTCGACGGGGCGGCGGGTGGCCGGGTCGTCCAGATGCACCAGGCGCACGTCCTGGCCGAGATAGGCGCCGCACCAGGCATGCGCCGCCGGCGCGGCGGGCACCGCCTCCACCTTCTGCCCGAAGATGCTCACCGGCACGGTGTCCGAGGGCTCCGGCACCTCGACGGTCACCGCCGCCCGCCCGGCCGCCGACAGACGCAGACCGCCGCCGGCCAGAGGCTCGGCGGCGGCCAGGGCGAGACGCGGCTGCTCCCGCTGGGTGACGACCTTCCCCCCGGCGTCGATCAGCGCCCAGCGGCGGTCTCCGGCCAGTCCCCAGGGCTCCACCGCGGCCGCGTCGACCGCCAGGCCCCGGAACGCCTTGACCGGGTAGAGATGGATCGACTGCACTTCGGCGATGTCCATGCCGCCATCGTGCCAGGTGCCACCGACAGCGGGGTGGCTTCGATCAGTAACCCCGCTGCTGAGGGTGGTTGTACGGGTCCTGGTACGGCGCCTGCACGGGCCGTGGCGCGGCCGGGCGCATCGCCTCGTAGCCGGTGCCGGGCTGCATCGGGCGCTGCTGCTGGGCCTGCGGGCCGGGGTAGCCGCGCGGGGCGCTCGCCTGCTGCGGGATGTACGCCGTGGGCGCCTGCTGGAACGGCGCGGGCTGTTGCTGCTGCGGGTAGCCGTAGCCCGGAGCCGGGTGCTGCGGGGAGGGCGCGGCCGGGAGGGCGGGGAGGGCCGACGGCAGGGCGGGCAGGTTGCTGCCCATGTCGTAGGCGGCGGGGACCCGGATCGGGGCGATCTGCGGGGTTCCCCGCTCGGCCACGAGGGAGTCGTAGATCGGAGTGTCCCGGAAGGAGGCGGAGTAATAGCCGCCGCCATAGGTGGAGCGGGGGGAGGTCATGGCACATAAGTTAAGCCCACGATGTGCTGGTTGGGGAGACCGATAAGAGGGTTGTTTTCCGTGTCGGCGGTGACCGGGGATACTCAATCAGAGCGAACTTGTCGAAAAAGGGCAGCGGTTCACGTATAGATCATGTAAGGAACGGACTTCTCGGCCGGGTTACCGGCGGTCGACCGGCGATCTTCCTGCGTCTTTGCCCGTGCGGCCCAGGGGAGTTCGGCGGGGCCGGGCGCAGGTTGGGCATGCGGGGATGATCCGGACGTCCGCGGACACCGCGGGCGGCGAGGCGAGGGGAGCGAGGGGGTCGACATGTCAATGCCGAAGGGGTCGAACACACCGGTTCCGGCCACCGTGCTGCGGGTCGAACTGGGCCGGCGCCAGGGGCCCGGAGTGCCCGGCGCGGACGCCTCCGCGCTGCTGCTCGCCGCCGGGAAGGTCCGCTCGGACGCGGACTTCGTCTTCTGCGACCAGCCCGCCCACCCCTCGGGCGCGGTGCGTCACGAGGGCAAGCGGACCGAGGGGGCGCTCGCCGTCGACACCCTGGCCGTCGACCTCGCCCGCGTGGAGGGCGCGGTCGAGCGGATCGTCCTCGCCGCGTCGGCGGACGGCGGCACGTTCGGGCAGGTCCCGGACCTGTACATCGAGGTGACCGACCCCGCGACCGGCCAGGTCGTGGCCCGCTTCGACAGCCCGGGCGCGAGCGTGGAGACCGCGTTCCTGCTGGGCGAGTTCTACCGCCGCCAGGGCGGCTGGAAGTTCCGCGCCGTCGGCCAGGGCTACGACAGCGGACTCGACGGCCTCGCCGCGGAGTTCGGCATCACCGTGGACGCGCCGCGGCACGTACCGCCCCCGCTTCCGCCCACACCGGCCGACGTTCCGCCGCCCGCGCCGACGCCCCCGGCGGACGTACCCCCGCCCGCGCGGGTGTCCCTCGCCGCCGCCCCGCCCCCGCCCGCCTGGGCCCGCGTGACCGACGCGCCGCCCCCGCCGCCCACCGCACCCCCGGTCCGCCTCGCGAAAGTCACCCTCACCAAGGCCGCCCCCTCCGTCTCGCTGGCGAAGCAGGGCGGTACCTCGGGCGTCCTGCGGGTGAACCTCAACTGGCGGACGCGCACACAGCTTTCGGGCTGGGGCGCGCGCTGGGGCGGCGGGTCCGGGGACCTCGACCTCGACCTGTGCGCCCTGTACGAACTCGCGGACGGCCGCAAGGGCGTCGTCCAGGCGCTCGGCAACGCCTTCGGAGCGCTGCACCGGCCGCCGTACATCCATCTCGACGGCGACGACCGCACCGGCGCGGTGGCGAGCGGCGAGAACCTCACCGTCGACCTCGACCACCTGGCGGACCTGCGCCGCGTCCTCGTCTTCGTCACCGTCTACGAGGGTGCGTCGTCCTTCGCCGGACTGCACGCCACCGTCACCCTCCAGCCGCAGTACGGCGCCCCCGTCGACTTCTCCCTCGACGAGTGCACGGTCCCCTCCACGGTGTGCGCGCTCGCCCTGATCACCAACACGGGCGGCGATCTCCTGGTCCGGCGCGAGGCCCGCTACCTCGTTCCGGAGCGCGGGGTGAGCCCGCAGCGGACCATAGACCGCGCCTACGGCTGGGGCATGAACTGGACGCCCGGCCGCAAGTGACTCAGCCCTCGTCGGGCACCGCGCCGGGACGGGCGTACGTACGGCCCTTCCAGGCGGCCCCGCGGCCCCGGTAGTGCTGCACGGCCGAGTCCACCGTCATCAGCAGGTACAGGAACGCGGTGTACGGCAGCAGCGGAGCGAGCCACAGCGGCTGCCGGTAGTACCGCAGCATCGGCGTATAGGTGCCCGCCATCACCGCCCACGCCAGCGCGCCGACGACGGCCACCGGCGCGCTGCCCGCCGCCGCGCCCGCGACCACGGCCGCCGGCGGCACCAGGTACACCAGCGCGAGCCCGGCCACCGTGCCGAGCAGCAGCGGGGGGCTGTGCCGCAGCTGGGCGTAGGCGCTGCGCGAGACCATCCGCCACAGGTCGCCCAGCCGCGGGTAGGGCCGCACGCTGTCCACCCGGTCGGCGAGGCCCAGCCAGACCCGGCCGCCCGCGCCCTTGACCGCGCGGGCGAGGGCGACGTCGTCGATGACCGCGTGCCGGATGGCGTCCGGGATCCGCGCCTTCTCCGCCATGCCGGCGCGCAGCAGGACGCAGCCGCCCGCCGCGGCCGCCGTGCGCGCACGCTCGCGGCCGATCCACCGGAAGGGGTACAGCTGCGCGAAGAAGTAGACGAACGCCGGGACCACCAGCCGCTCCCACCGGCTCTCCACCCGCAGCCGCGCCATCTGCGAGACCACGTCGAAGCCGCCGCCGTGGGCCGCCGCGACCAGTTCGCGCAGGCTGTCCGGGGCGTGCGCGATGTCCGCGTCCGTCAGCAGCAGGTACTCCGGCTCGCGCGCGCGGGCCAGCGCGATGCCGTGCCGCACCGCCCACAGCTTGCCCGTCCAGCCCGCGGGCGGCTCGCCCGGCGAACCCACCGTGAGCGGCAGCCCGCCGTGCCGTTCCGACAGCGCGCGGGCCAGCTCCCCGGTGCCGTCCGCGCTGCCGTCGTCCACCAGGAAGACCTCGGCCCGCCCCGGATAGTCCTGCGCGAGCAGCGAGGGCAGGCTCGCGGGCAGGACGGCGGCCTCGTCGCGGGCCGGTACGACCACGCAGACCGACGGCCACGCGTCCGGTTCCCGGCGCCGCGGCAACCGGACGTCCGTGCGCCAGAAGAACCCCTGAAACAGCAGCAGCCAGCACCAGGCGGCCAGCGAGACGGCGGTGATCCACAGGAAGGCGCTCACGGGCGCAGTCTGCACCACCCGGGCCGTTCACATGAGCGGATCGTCTATCGTGGCCGGGTGAAGATCGCGCTCATGGACTCCGGAATCGGTCTGCTCGCGGCCACGGCCGCGGTGCGGCGGCTGCGGCCCGACGCGGATCTCGTTCTCTCCCTGGACCCCGACGGCATGCCCTGGGGACCACGCACCCCGCAGGACCTCACCCGGCGCGCGCTGGCCGTCGCCGAGGCCGCCGCGGCCCGCCGGCCCGAGGCGCTGATCGTCGGCTGCAACACGGCCACCGTGCACGCCCTGCCCGCGCTGCGCGCCCGCCTGGAGCCCGGCATCCCGGTGATCGGCACCGTCCCGGCGATCAAGCCGGCCGCGGCCGGCGGCGGGCCCTTCGCGATCTGGGCGACCCCCGCCACCACCGGCAGCGCCTACCAGCGCGGACTCATCGCGGACTTCGCCGACGGCGTGCCGGTGACCGAGGTGCCCTGCTGGGGTCTCGCCGAAGCCGTCGAACACGCGGACGAGGCGGCGATCGAGGCGGCCGTCGCCGCGGCGGCCGCGCTGACGCCGGACGAGGTGACGACCGTCGTCCTGGGCTGCACCCACTACGAGCTGGTCGCCGAGCGCATCCGCGCCGCCGTGCAGCGCCCCGGCGCGGCCCCGCTGGTCCTGCACGGCTCGGCCGGCGCGGTGGCCGCGCAGGCGCTGCGCCGACTGGGCGAACTTCCCGCCTCCCAGGCGCCCGCCGAGGGCGGCCTCACGGTGCTGCTCAGCGGCCGCGAGGGCGAGCTGCCCGCGGCGGCGCTGCACTACGCCGAGGGACGGCTGCTGCCCGCGGTGGGACCGTTCGCCGACCGCCGCTGACCTCGCCGCCCGCGCGCCGTCCGGGGCCGCACGGGGGCGGGCGCGCGCCGGGAGACCGCGGCGGACGCGGGCCGGCAGGCGGTACCCGCGCGGGGAATCCTGAGTAATCTCGTAGTCATGAGGGACCAGCCCCGTACCGAGGACGATCTCACCCCCGAGATCTGGACCGGACGCGCCACCAACCGGGTGCAGTGGCTGCTGGCGCTGGCCGGGGCGGCCTGCCTGGCCCTGGGGATCAAGCTCGCCGTGGACTCCGCGTGGACGTCCGGGATCACCGCGCTGACGATGTCCGTGGTCGGCTGCATCGCGGCCGGACTGCTGGTCATCTTCGGCACGCTCGCCTTCGTGCACGTCGACCTCCGACTCGACCGGGAGTGCGTCGAGGTGCGCTGCGGCCACATCGGACTGCCGCGCCGGCGCATCCCGCTCTCCCATGTGGCGGGCGCCGACTTCACCGCGCTGGTGACGCCTCGGCAATGGGGCGGCTGGGGCTACCGCTGGCGCCCCGAGAAGGGCACCGCGGTCGTCGTACGCCGGGGCGAGGGCATCGTGCTCAGCCTCTGGGACGGACACACCTTCACCGTCACCGTGGACGACGCGGAATCGGCGGTCCGCGTGATCAGGGCACGGCTGCGCTCGATCACCCCGGGGACGGCCGCATAGCGGAGCCGGGGGACGGCCGCAGGGCGGATCCGGGTGGCGACCCCCCAGCGGATCCGGGGGACGACCGCATGGCGGAGCCCGGGGCGGCGCCGATAGCTTTCCCTCCATGACCGATCCCGGACCCGCCGCCTGGCCGCCCGCCCCGATCAGGACCGAGCGGCTCGTGCTGCGCGAACCGGAGGCCCGGGACCGGGCGGCGTTCATCGACCTGTCCGCCTCGCCCGAGGTGGGCACCTACGTCGGCGGCGCCCGACCCCGTGCGGAACTCGAACGCGTGGTGCCCGAGGTCCCCGGGCGGCGGCCCGGCCTCTTCGCGGTCGAGCTCGACGGGGCCATGATCGGCTTCATCCAGCTGCTCGACCGGCGCGCCCCCGAGCGCCCGGGCCACATCCGCCCGGAGGGCGGGGAGGCGGAGCTCGGCTACCTGTTCCTGCCGCACGCCTGGGGCCACGGGTACGCGGCCGAGGCGTGCGCGGCGGCGCTCGACTGGTTCGCGGACGCGCTGCCCGGCGAGCCCGTGGTGCTCACCACCCAGACCGCCAACGCCCGCTCCATGCGCCTCGCGGCGCGGCTGGGGTTCACCGAGGCGGAGCGGTTCGAGGAGTACGGCGCCGAGCAGTGGTTCGGCGTGTGGTCCCCGGCCGCCGCACAGCCGGGTTGAGGCGCTGAGCGGCCGCCCACCGCGGCTGTCGGCGCCGAGGTCAGCGGCCGTACACTCACCCGGGTGACCGTCACCGCAACTTCCGTGGACCAGCCGGACCGGCTCCGGACGTCCCCCGCGCCCGGCGCATGGCGTCGCCGGCTCCAGCGCCTGGTCCCGGCCCTCGCCTCCGCCCTGTGCGGAGTGCTGCTCTACGTCAGCTTCCCGCCGCGCCCCCTGTGGTGGCTGGCGCTGCCCGCGTTCGCCGGATTCGGCTGGGTGCTGCGCGGTCGCGGCTGGAAGGCGGCCCTCGGGCTCGGCTACCTCTTCGGCCTCGGTTTCCTGCTGCCCCTGCTGGTGTGGACCGGCGTGGAGGTCGGCTACCTGCCCTGGGTTGCCCTGGTCGCGGTGGAGGCCGTGTTCGTCGCCCTGGTCGGCGTCGGCGTCGCCGCCGTGTCCCGGCTGCCCGCCTGGCCGGTGTGGGCCGCGGCGGTCTGGATCACCGGCGAGGCCGTACGGGCGCGGATGCCCTTCGGGGGCTTCCCCTGGGGGAAGATCGCGTTCGGGCAGGCGGACGGGATCTTCCTGCCGCTCGCCGCGGTCGGCGGCACCCCCGTGCTGGGCTTCGCGGTCGTGCTGTGCGGCTTCGGTCTGTACGAGGCGGGACGGCTGCTCGCCGAACGGCGCCGCTCGCGCACCGTGCGCCGGGCCGCGGCCGCCGCCGCGCTGCTCAGCGTGGCCGTGCCGGTGGCCGGCGCGTTCGCCGCGCGCGGCCTGGTCAGCGACAAGGCCGAGGACGGCACCAGGACGGTCGCCGTGATCCAGGGCAATGTGCCGCGCGAGGGCCTGGAATTCAGCGCCCAGCGCCGCGCCGTGCTGGACCGCCATGTGAAGGAGACCCTCAAGCTCGCCGCCGACGTCAGGGCGGGCAAGGTCCCGAAGCCCGACCTCGTGCTCTGGCCGGAGAACTCCTCCGACCTCGACCCCTACCACGACCCCGACGCCGCCGCCGTCATCGACGAGGCGTCACAGGCCATCGGGGTGCCCATCTCGGTCGGCGCCGTCGTGGACAAAGACGGCAAGCAGCTCAACGAGCAGATCCTGTGGGACCCGGCCAAGGGCCCGACGCAGACGTACGACAAACGGCAGATCCAGCCGTTCGGCGAGTACATGCCGCTGCGCGGGTTCGTCGGGGCCATCAACAAGGACTGGACCACGATGCTCCGCCAGGACTTCAGCCGGGGCACGAAGCCGGGTGTGTTCGACATGGACGGCGCCAAGGTCGGGCTCGCCACCTGCTACGAGGCCGCCTTCGACTGGGACGTGCGGGACACCGTCACGCACGGCGCCGAGATGATCTCCGTGCCGAGCAACAACGCGACCTTCGACCGCAGCGAGATGACCTACCAGCAGCTCGCCATGTCCCGCATCCGCGCCGTCGAGCACAGCCGCACCGTCACCGTCCCGGTGACCAGCGGGGTCAGTGCGATCATCATGCCGGACGGGAAGATCACCCAGAAGACCGGCATGTTCGTGCCCGCCTACCTGGAGCAGAAGGTGCCGCTGCGCACCTCCACCATGCCCGCGACCGACCTCGGCATCCTGCCCGAGATGGCGCTCGTGCTCGTCGCCGCGGGCGGCATCGGCTGGGCCATCGGCTCGGGACTGCGCGCGCGGCGCGCCGGCGCCGCGTAGGCGTCGAGGCGCCGTGTCCGACCGTCCTTCGTACGCGGCGGCCGTGCCCGCCGGGGACCGGCGGGGGTGCGGGGGACCGGCCGGTTAGGGTCGGTCCCATGGCTACTCCTGACTTCATCCGCACCCTGCGTGCCTCGGCCGGCCACCAGCTGCTCTGGCTGCCCGGGGTCACGGCGATCGTCTTCGACGACGAGGGCAGGGTGCTGCTCGGACGGCGCGCCGACACCCGGGAATGGTCGGTGATCGGCGGCATCGCCGAGCCGGGCGAGCAGCCCGCGGACTGCGCGGTGCGGGAGGTCTTCGAGGAGACGGCCGTACGGTGCTCGCCCGAACGGGTCGTCCTGGTCCAGGCGCTCCAGCCGGTCACGTACGGCAACGGGGACGTCTGCCAGTACATGGA comes from the Streptomyces sp. SUK 48 genome and includes:
- a CDS encoding MOSC N-terminal beta barrel domain-containing protein, which encodes MDIAEVQSIHLYPVKAFRGLAVDAAAVEPWGLAGDRRWALIDAGGKVVTQREQPRLALAAAEPLAGGGLRLSAAGRAAVTVEVPEPSDTVPVSIFGQKVEAVPAAPAAHAWCGAYLGQDVRLVHLDDPATRRPVDPDYALPGETVSFADGYPLLVTASASLDALNSLIAEGRHAAEGPLPMNRFRPSVVVDGTEAWEEDAWARVSLGEVVFRVARTCARCVVTTTDQDTAARGREPLHTLARHRRFDGGLIFGQNLVPLTHGTVRVGDPVRVLERGGNGKRATGDR
- a CDS encoding DUF6643 family protein — its product is MTSPRSTYGGGYYSASFRDTPIYDSLVAERGTPQIAPIRVPAAYDMGSNLPALPSALPALPAAPSPQHPAPGYGYPQQQQPAPFQQAPTAYIPQQASAPRGYPGPQAQQQRPMQPGTGYEAMRPAAPRPVQAPYQDPYNHPQQRGY
- a CDS encoding TerD family protein → MPKGSNTPVPATVLRVELGRRQGPGVPGADASALLLAAGKVRSDADFVFCDQPAHPSGAVRHEGKRTEGALAVDTLAVDLARVEGAVERIVLAASADGGTFGQVPDLYIEVTDPATGQVVARFDSPGASVETAFLLGEFYRRQGGWKFRAVGQGYDSGLDGLAAEFGITVDAPRHVPPPLPPTPADVPPPAPTPPADVPPPARVSLAAAPPPPAWARVTDAPPPPPTAPPVRLAKVTLTKAAPSVSLAKQGGTSGVLRVNLNWRTRTQLSGWGARWGGGSGDLDLDLCALYELADGRKGVVQALGNAFGALHRPPYIHLDGDDRTGAVASGENLTVDLDHLADLRRVLVFVTVYEGASSFAGLHATVTLQPQYGAPVDFSLDECTVPSTVCALALITNTGGDLLVRREARYLVPERGVSPQRTIDRAYGWGMNWTPGRK
- a CDS encoding glycosyltransferase; amino-acid sequence: MVQTAPVSAFLWITAVSLAAWCWLLLFQGFFWRTDVRLPRRREPDAWPSVCVVVPARDEAAVLPASLPSLLAQDYPGRAEVFLVDDGSADGTGELARALSERHGGLPLTVGSPGEPPAGWTGKLWAVRHGIALARAREPEYLLLTDADIAHAPDSLRELVAAAHGGGFDVVSQMARLRVESRWERLVVPAFVYFFAQLYPFRWIGRERARTAAAAGGCVLLRAGMAEKARIPDAIRHAVIDDVALARAVKGAGGRVWLGLADRVDSVRPYPRLGDLWRMVSRSAYAQLRHSPPLLLGTVAGLALVYLVPPAAVVAGAAAGSAPVAVVGALAWAVMAGTYTPMLRYYRQPLWLAPLLPYTAFLYLLMTVDSAVQHYRGRGAAWKGRTYARPGAVPDEG
- a CDS encoding aspartate/glutamate racemase family protein, whose amino-acid sequence is MDSGIGLLAATAAVRRLRPDADLVLSLDPDGMPWGPRTPQDLTRRALAVAEAAAARRPEALIVGCNTATVHALPALRARLEPGIPVIGTVPAIKPAAAGGGPFAIWATPATTGSAYQRGLIADFADGVPVTEVPCWGLAEAVEHADEAAIEAAVAAAAALTPDEVTTVVLGCTHYELVAERIRAAVQRPGAAPLVLHGSAGAVAAQALRRLGELPASQAPAEGGLTVLLSGREGELPAAALHYAEGRLLPAVGPFADRR
- a CDS encoding GNAT family N-acetyltransferase, coding for MTDPGPAAWPPAPIRTERLVLREPEARDRAAFIDLSASPEVGTYVGGARPRAELERVVPEVPGRRPGLFAVELDGAMIGFIQLLDRRAPERPGHIRPEGGEAELGYLFLPHAWGHGYAAEACAAALDWFADALPGEPVVLTTQTANARSMRLAARLGFTEAERFEEYGAEQWFGVWSPAAAQPG
- the lnt gene encoding apolipoprotein N-acyltransferase, with protein sequence MTVTATSVDQPDRLRTSPAPGAWRRRLQRLVPALASALCGVLLYVSFPPRPLWWLALPAFAGFGWVLRGRGWKAALGLGYLFGLGFLLPLLVWTGVEVGYLPWVALVAVEAVFVALVGVGVAAVSRLPAWPVWAAAVWITGEAVRARMPFGGFPWGKIAFGQADGIFLPLAAVGGTPVLGFAVVLCGFGLYEAGRLLAERRRSRTVRRAAAAAALLSVAVPVAGAFAARGLVSDKAEDGTRTVAVIQGNVPREGLEFSAQRRAVLDRHVKETLKLAADVRAGKVPKPDLVLWPENSSDLDPYHDPDAAAVIDEASQAIGVPISVGAVVDKDGKQLNEQILWDPAKGPTQTYDKRQIQPFGEYMPLRGFVGAINKDWTTMLRQDFSRGTKPGVFDMDGAKVGLATCYEAAFDWDVRDTVTHGAEMISVPSNNATFDRSEMTYQQLAMSRIRAVEHSRTVTVPVTSGVSAIIMPDGKITQKTGMFVPAYLEQKVPLRTSTMPATDLGILPEMALVLVAAGGIGWAIGSGLRARRAGAA
- a CDS encoding NUDIX domain-containing protein codes for the protein MATPDFIRTLRASAGHQLLWLPGVTAIVFDDEGRVLLGRRADTREWSVIGGIAEPGEQPADCAVREVFEETAVRCSPERVVLVQALQPVTYGNGDVCQYMDITFRCRAVGGEARVNDDESLDVDWFAVDALPELDEFALSRIKRALAEEPTWFEPAGLG